From the genome of Gigantopelta aegis isolate Gae_Host unplaced genomic scaffold, Gae_host_genome ctg2980_pilon_pilon:::debris, whole genome shotgun sequence:
AGAAAGATCTACTCACCAGTGACAATAACACTTGCTGAGCCTCTCAGAGAACCATATCTAGCAGACACAGTTGTCGCTGAACATGTGTACTCTCCTTGGTCAGAGTCTCGGAACGCAGAAATCTGTAACACAGAACCAACAGCTACACGTGTCGAGCCGCGAGTCCACTCAAATGTAGTGATGGCTGGGTTACTGTCAGCGGAACAGCGTAATATGAGCAGTTTCCCCAGCTCTACTCTCGTGTGTTTCCCTGAGGATATCACCACCCGTGGAGAATCTGTATTGACCcgcaataaattaataaataaatacacacgaACAAGAAATGATGTACTtgcaaaaattaattgattatgtgagagagagagagagagagagagagagagagagagagagagagagagagagagagagagagagagagagagagagagagagagagagagagagaggaagacagGTAGGGCGATGAAGAGAGATAAACAGAGATATACATGCaaagacaaaattaatgaaGATAATATACTGATACTGTGACACGATTTTATGTTTAAAGTATGGGattctagtgtgtgtgtgtgtatgcgtgtgtgggTCAGCGTACTactatatattaacatattatgaCTTACTAGAATACCACTCACGGAATTTCTtgatatttcttttacgttcatcagggtataaacaaaaaatatctgCAAAATGTCTGAATCGGCAAAGCCATTCTCACATACATTTGCAGCTGATGTTTTtcgttcatacccagatgaatgtaaagaatacttataattaaatttgaatcatacttgttAATAGTAACACtgaaacttcatactttattttgtattatttttggtccataaacaataacgctcaataagacaacttgcccatataataTGTCATCAGATGTAACATTCCCTGATAACGTAgcttttacattcatcaagaaataaacaaactcccattgctaAGACTGGATAAATGAGATGATGTTATGTTGTAACGAATGTAACaggaattattaatatattaatattgttctGCATACAGAAAATTATACTAACAGTACACATTGAGCTGCACTGGTCTGGACTCAGGTCTCgattgtctgtctctgtctgtgaaGAGATTCCCAGCTGTACACTTGTACTCGTCTCCATTACTACTACATACTAACATATCACATACTAATATACTAGAAACTAAAATAGTGTTACTTACAGTACACATTGAGCTGTACTGTGTTAGACTCAGGTCTAGATTGTTCGTCTCTGTCTGTGAAGAGATTCCCAGCTGTACACTTGTACTCGTCTCCATTACTACTACATACTAACATATTACATACTAATATACTACAAACTGAAATAGTGTTACTTACAGTACACATTGAGCTGCACTGTGTTACACACAGGTCTGGATTGTCCGTCTCTGTCTGTGAAGAGATTCCCAGCTGTACACCTGTACTCGTCTCCATTACTACTACATACTAACATATTACATACTAATATACTACAAACTGAAATAGTGTTACTTACAGTACACATTGAGCTGCACTGTGTTAGACACAGGTCTGGATTGTCCGTCTCTGTCTGTGAAGAGATTCCCAGCTGTACACTTGTACTCGTCTCCATTACTACTACATACTAACATATTACATACTAATATACTACAAACTAAAATAGTGTTACTTACAGTACACATTGAGCTGCACTGTGTTAGACACAGGTCTCGATTGTCCGTCTCTGTCTGTGAAGAGATTCCCAGTTGTACACCTGTACTCGACTACATTACTACTACATACTAACATATTACATACTAATATACTACAAACTAAAATAGTGTTACTTACAGTACACATTGAGCTGCACTGTGTTAGACTCAGGTCTGGATTGTCCGTCTCTGTCTGTGAAGAGATTCCCAGCTGTACACTTGTACTCGTCTCCATTACTACTACATACTAACATATTACATACTAATATACTAGACACTAAAATAGTGTTACTTACAGTACACATTGAGCTGCACTGTGTTAGACTCAGGTCTGGATTGTCCGTCTCTGTCTGTGAAGAGATTCCCAGCTGTACACTTGTACTCGACTCCATTACTACTACATACTAACATATTACATACTAATATACTACAAACTAAAATAGTGTTACTTACAGTACACATTGAGCTGCACTGAGTCTGGACTCAGGTCTGGATTGTCCGTCTCTGTCTGTGAAGAGATTACCAGCTGTACACTTGTACTCGTCTCCAGTGTCTTCCTTTGATGGTGTGAACGTGTAGTTGAATCCTGTGTGTTCTATAGTATTGTTATTTCTCATCAAGTGAAAGGTAGCCTCTGGATTTCCTTGATCTCCACTAGGTAAAGAACAAATCAGTGAAGCTGGTCTGTCTTCAAACCATGGATGTGATGAACCTACAGACAAACTCGGTGTGCCAGGAGGATCTGAAGTATAAAAAACCCCGCATCTGTCTATAATTAAGTATCTAACTGAAAGGTTATTGCAATGCATGGTTTAGATAGTGAGATAAGAAGAGCAACAAtgagtattttatatgtactttcccgtAGGTAGAGCAGCACAAATAAATTGACGTACCAAGTGACTAGCTGTAATGTGAAATAGCTGGGTCCACCTAGGTATAAATGCTACAGAGACCTTTGAAAAACCAAGGAGTGTAAACACTCACACACCAAATTGCTTGGAAGGAATTGGAATAAAACGTCAGAACAGTATgtaaagagaaaataaaatttattttggtttattgacaccactagaccacagtgattaattaatcgttgggtattagatgttaaatattttataattctaaaacacattgttcagaagaaacccgctacattcatTTTGTCACTAGCAGTAATGTGTCTTTTATATGTCAGACATGACAGgcttctattttgttttctctctctctgagacCTGGCCCCtgttcaaggcaggcctctatttttattttcatgcaCACTTTCCTAACATAccgttgttatttttttcaggAATGAGAAAGTTGATCacctataatacattattatgttAAAGATTGTGCGATATTAAAGAAATAAGTTTCTTATAGTAACAAAATCAGAAAACCTGACAAAGTTAGAATACCAAAATATCCAGAACTTTCAAAAGACTTAAAAATCTTCGTTTTATGGCCGCTACGAACCTTGCCATTCCATTTAATTACCTTGCTATTATAAGACATGCATTTAGCTCCTACAAACAAAACGTAATGTTGAGGGATGTGTATTAAGCAGTCAATAGACTGACCACTGTTTACTTCTGAAtgtatttcaatacaatttatatattagaATATATTATGGAAATTTCGAAAACAATGAGAGGGTTACATGACTGCCATATATAGTCGTTTCGTAACCaacatataaaaattcaattttgGCTACACATTTGAATTGTTCACCCTTATGCGAGTACCCAActtcatattactgttatataaatGAAAGCATGCCTTTATGGTGTTAAGGTTTTGTTATGATTTGGTAATAAAAACAAGTGACTTCAAAATTATGAGCCTATGTACAATCAGCAGAGAAAGATTATAAAATGTATCTGGTATttcaaattagtttttaatGGAGATCTATTTCGTACACCGGACTATATTAATCTGCTGGACAACGTAAATACACGGGTAATGGGACACTGCACCGTGTCTTAAGAGACTGTCCACAGACTCAATTTCAATGTGACAAACATTTACTTAATATAGCTACTGTACTGTCAGGATGAATAACCAATGTTATTCCTAATTAAGTTAGCTGTCAATAGTGTATTGTTAAAAGCTACAAATTACGTTCGATTAATATGTTGATTGGGCATGTGTAAGCATGAGGTTAAAATAAGAATAAAGTCATCTGCTTACAGTAAACTATCATCTTCCTGGATTTACTCTCAGTGTATCCACCATACTGCCAGGATGGAGTACACATACATGTTTTGTTATTCTCAGTTCTGTTGGCTGTAAATGATATTGTACAGGTTCTGGTTTCTCCACTGTCAGTGTTAGAACAAGAAGTAGACACACCATGACAGGACCAAGTCAGAGTTGGTTTCGGGTTTCCACCTGTTGTAGAACAGTGCAGTGTTATGACGTCATCCTCAAACACAGGGAACACTGTTCCTGAAATAACTGGAGCTTCACTGGGTGGATCTGGAAAGAAACCaagaaaactattttaaataagttgatttttctaaatacattttcagcaaatttattaacattatgatatatattcaCCACGTTTAAAACTCATATTTGATGAGTGATACATAAAACGTACATTACTGACAAAATTCTGTATTACTTTCATAACACCAACAAAACTCACTCcacttaaaaaaacacaagacaaaaaaacctaaaaaaaaaaaaaaacctaaaaaataaataaaaaaaaagccacactgctaaatagatatttgtttgaTTCTCATTTCTGACACATTCAAGAGAAACTCGCAGTAAACTGTCAGACTGAACTATTCACTTCTCGACTGTGGCATAAAAGTGTTGTTCACTGTACATGTGTGATATCTGGAAATAGGTGTATCTATGTTTACCGTAACTATGTTATGGCTATGAAAAACccccataaaaataaataataaaaacaatctttTAACATTCAATTTAATGACCAGCCAAAACCTATTCGCTGGAATCTAAAATAGCATAATTATAAAAtgctgaatatattttatttaagttttaGTGTTTTTAACACAATGTTAGATAATATCAAAAACCATACAAAATTACTTAATTgtctaaaaaaaagagttaaggTACGATACAGCATTATAGTATATACACCCCTGAGTgttcagttgtgtgtgtgttttagatGCACAATATCAGCACAGTGAGAACAGtgacattattaaataacaaaGTACCAGTGTGTACAGTGAAggcattttgtttaaatgataATGGAAATACAAATGTGTGGTAACCTATGGGCTACCAGGTCTGTACTTTACAGTAGTAACCTGTACATTGGTTACCAGACAAAttgcttattttgatgcctgtttCCTGTCCAATCAGTGGGATGCGGGCCCCAAACTAGATTTGAACAAATAGGAGAAGTGACGTCTCCCTTCGAAGGGGACAGCTGAGACGTGTCATGTAAATAGGCGAAGTTAACATTTAtcggtgcgggacgtagcccagtggtaaagcgctgacttgatgcgcggtcggtttgggatcgatccccgtcggtgggcccattgggctatttctcgttccagcacgactggtgtatcaaaggccgtggtatgtggtattctgtctgtggggtcgtgcatataaaagaccccttgatactaatggaaaaatgtagcgggttttcctctctaaaactatatgtcaaaattatgaaatagcaaatgaataataaatcaatgtgctctagtggtgtcgttaaacataatcaactttaactttaatatttatCGGCACAGTTTTTTTCGTTATGTTCTGCATTCATTCGGAAAGATTCTGCAAAACATTGATcattaatgttaaaatgaaagtaatcaTTAGTATTTTCTGGTAGTACTGTGATGAATctagggcgagacgtagcccagtggtaaagcactcgcttgctgcgcggtcggtttgggctcattgggctatttctcgctccagccagtgcaccacgactggtacatcaaaggccgtggtatgtgctatcctgtctatgtgatggtacatataaaatacctcttgctgctaatcgaagagtagccccccccccccccccgggtttCCTCccacaatataaccgtaaataaaatgcatgcGTCGATTACAGTCTGGTGCCAAAGTAAACACGGACCGACAAGGTGCCGAGTAAGTTacgtcttttttttaaacaatatttattcaaataaatgaagTGATCGCCAACAGGCGATAAGCCTATATAACTGCCTACCGGCCGACATGccagtggttaggccatcggtcaacaagctggtaggtacgggggttcggatcccagtcgagccatgggacacacacaccacacaccaccgACCCacagtgagtgctccgcaaggctcaatgggtaggtgtaaagaaCTTGGTTCGCGCAGAACTAAAACaaacaggtttatacatatggactGGTGGTGGTGCAACAAAAATAGATGGTTTGTgcttcctgcctgtgggaagcgtaaatgaaagatcccttgctgctaatcggagagagtagcccatgaattggtaATACAACGAGTTTCCTCTTGCAAAATCTGGATGGTCTATGAAACTACAGGTTGCTAGAACCGTAGAGTCtgggtgttgagtgcgtcgttaaaacaaacatttagttTCACTCATCTGAAATTTCTATGAAAACAGGTTGCTAGACTCCACGAGATGATGTTAATATACTACATAATTTTGCAATGAATGACATGAAACAACCTACTCACAAACTACTGGGTTGGGTTTAAACATACAGAACACATTACAGGCAGTGTATTGACGTatgttgtgtgattttgtttttgaaattggatTGGGTTcaaaatggtatatttattacGGCGACTTCCACTTGTGTCTACTGCTAATAATTCGGTAAAAAAACCTTTCATTTCATAGGCTAGACTAGAGTCTGGGatatatgggtaataaacaaCAAACTTGAGTTGCACTCATACTGAAATTATCTATGAAACTACAGTTAGCTATGGTTTTAACATAATTCAGCTTCGTATTATGGTAAATCACAATATTATCAGAAAGTCGATATTCATTGGTCACAAATGTAGCTGGAAATATTAGTATCTATGCCGAGGTGTGTATGACTCATATATCAGACTCATTTTATCAACAGAATAAATCAGTTGATAAGTCAACTGTAATACTCACAGAAAACTGTCAGATTGAAGTGTTTACTTTTCGACTTTGGTATAAAAGTATTGTTCGCTGTACACGTGTATACTCCTGCCCGGGTCCTGTTGATGTGTGTCAGTGTTAACAGAGAGCTTGATGAGAGTTGCTGAGTTCCAAGTGTCCAGGAGTAGTCACATGGTGGATTACAGTCAGCAGAACAATTGACAGTCAGATCCCGTCCTTCTGTGATATGACCAGGTGGTGGAGGACTGAATGTGACAGAGTCTGGACCATCTAGAGAGAAATTAACATTCACAATGCAATACGGCAATAAAATGAGTAATACTGTTatacgttatattgtaatgaatataacggaaatttaattgttagaggatgattaataaatcaatgtagtctagttgtgtcattaaacaaacaaacttttacattTATTCAGAGTCGGCTAATACGTTAAATTAGACACAACAGGTGGTCTTTCATTTGACAGGTCAGAAAAAtgttgaagggacattcctgaatttgctgcaagttttaagatgtggactaacagagacttgttaacgattgtaaatatatatcaaatatatttttctacataaaatgttaagtttcattttatttcctaaagtatattttttcgtacgaagacaaaatccagtttgggcttcttacaaatattaagatgaccagaaacacactgaatatacatacactgatattctaaacaagaaaatatatttaatatgtaagtttaatcgtagaactattttatttgtcggaaacatcttacaattcattaaactcaggaatgtccctttaattccacatttataatttatgtgGGTGTGCACAGGTTCAAtgtatggaatagcatcagccatcatttAGGTCTGTGATGCATCGCATTTAGTAGATGGAGCCTCCAAATGTCTATAATAAAACTTTTTGAATGCCCTTAATGAGTCCCTGGACATCATAATCCTGGTGGAATAATTTCTCTGTGTGTCAGAATGGTATGGCATTGTTTGAAATTTGAACACAATGCGAATGCCAGAGGAATATTTCTGGCTAGGGTAGGGTGCTAATATTCCAACACTTTTGGAGTTGCAGCTGCACTGGTATAATTCAGAAGTTGTGATATAAagacaccaaaagctggagcGGAAGGTATATTTCTCGACATAAAGCGAAAACTGATTACTGGAATGTTGAGGTCATCCCTTTTGTCACACTGCGTAATTCGGAGGGCATTGTTGCTTGAATCCTCTatgtccattgggttatttctcgttctagccagggAACCATggccggtatatcaaaggccgtggtatttgttatcctgtctgtggcatgatGCATATAccagatcccttgttactaatgacaaaatgtagcgggtttcctctctaagacttctccaaatagttgacatccaatttccgatgattaataaatcaatatgctctagcggtgttgttaaaaaaaaaaaaaaaaccgttaaCATTAACTCTATGCGTCACGCGTAAAACtcaatttgcgacagtaaaaccaggTTTATCgtaaactaatttaaaatacgagtaaaataaaacaaaaatactctcgccaaaacaaagcaaacgAGTCGCTTAATATGTCTTATGAGACGGATATCTTTcatttgtaaaacatattttatttttatttcattagtcaCTTCATTTCATGATGAATACAAACACTCACAGGCTAAAATTGTTGCTGTGTATTCCAGCATATTAAACTTCACTGACAAGGGAAGACAATTATGCAGGAGGttatgactcaggttgtatagAATTTGGACAGTAAATTGAATAAGGGATTTTCGAGAAAAAAAgtgacgttgttgtttttttaattacccgatatataaataatacctCGATAATGTACTCACTGTAAAGTTTCAGAGTAAAGTTCCGACTCCGTTTATAACTATAATATAGTTCACACCACCAATCTGTAGAATCACTGACTGGAGAAACTCTGTTTATCAACAGAGTGTACGTCTTAGTAGAGGACGAGCTGCTGTTTGTTCCACTCCCACAAGACACAAAGTAACCTATCGGTGCACCAGTGAACACAGCACATGAAGTATTTGTCTGTTTCAGAGATGCAAACGCACCAGTcgtggtttttttaaagaacagtACTTTATCATCAAGGTTGGCAGCTTGTGTCACAGTACAGGTGAGAGTGAAAGATTCATCCAGCACTGCGTGAGGTGACGAACCAGAGAGAACCAGTGAAACGCCTGAAAGAAAACAGAACTGTTACCAAATATACTGGTAGCAACTATAACAGAAAACTGTTACCAAATATACTGGTAGCAACTAAAACAGAATTGTTACTGGTAGCAACTAAAACAGAAAACTGTTACCAAATATACTGGTAGCAACTAAAACAGAAAACTGTTACCAAATATACTGGTAGCAACTAAAACAGAACTGTTACCAAATATACTGGTAGCAACTAAAACAGAAAACTGTTATCAAATATACTGGTAGCAACTAAAACAGAATTGTTACCAAATATACTGGTAGCAACTAAAACAGAAAACTGTTACCAAATATACTGGTAGCAACTAAAACAGAAAAATGTTATCAAATATGCTGGTAGCAACTAAAACAGAAAACTGTTACCAAATATATTGGTAGCAACTAAAACAGAAAACTGTTTCGGAAAGAGCaaatattattacccatatgggctcaaatatacggggtaatattttttcgatttctgcacagtgtgcagattgcttctacagtcactgattggctggctttaaaaagacaagatttgattggcaattacatactgccgggactactttttgttcattcatgattccattcatcggtcaaaaccggcctcggtggcgtcgtggcaggccatcggtctacaggctggtaggtactgggttcggatcccagtcgaggcatgggatttttaatccagataccgactccaaaccctgagtgagtgctccgcaaggctcaatgggtaggtgtaaaccacttgcaccgaccagtgatccataactggttcaacaaaggccatggtttgtgctatcctgcctgtgggaagcgcaaataaaagatcccttgctgcctgtcgtaaagaaaagtagcctatgtggcgacagcgggtttcctctaaaaacagtgtcagaatgaccatatgtttgacgtccaatagccgatgataagattaaaaatcaatgtgctctagtggcgtcgttaaataaaacaaactttactttacttttactcatcggtcaaactattactacgaacttcaaatatttttttacgatacgaacatttacggaattaaaaatcaaaatatatgtacaaatgtttaaaaaaattattattttattattttgactgttttttttttgaatattctttggtggatactgttgggtgtgcaccggtaacggcgcgtatgaatatattgttatggctggtagagcttgttagttgttacagcagcgagaacgtaaatatacttttaaaatcgttaaagattgacaatgggtaataaagagaataaccaactcactacgaggaattaaggattacggattatctgtccctcgtgaattaatgctgtaaaccctcgccagaggctcgggtttacaacattaattcactcgggacagataatccgtaattcctcgtagctcgttagttattctctaagaAATACAGGTACTAAACTAAATATACTGGTAGCAACTAAAACAGAAAACTGTTACCAAATATACTGGTAGCAACTAAAACAGAAAACTGTTACCAAATATACTGGTAGCAACTAAAACAGAAAACTGTTACCAAATATACTGATAGCAACTAGAACAGAAAACTGTTACCAAATATAC
Proteins encoded in this window:
- the LOC121391815 gene encoding uncharacterized protein LOC121391815 encodes the protein MNVKEISRNSVSGILVSHNMLIYSSTLTHTRIHTHTLESHTLNIKSCHSISILSSLILSLHVYLCLSLFIALPVFLSLSLSLSLSLSLSLSLSLSLSLSLSLSLSLSHNQLIFASTSFLVRVYLFINLLRVNTDSPRVVISSGKHTRVELGKLLILRCSADSNPAITTFEWTRGSTRVAVGSVLQISAFRDSDQGEYTCSATTVSARYGSLRGSASVIVTVREAAPGSCYCTDQSETSVDLEWNYDRTDKSNTFSVEQRLSKKTRWDLVSMLTTQRDNNTFTLHVDHLQSNSSYYYKIFSSSNKDDSSFCLTTCRTLPVSKNHETVL